In a single window of the Methylophaga frappieri genome:
- the hxlB gene encoding 6-phospho-3-hexuloisomerase — protein MHRDLLLNKITDILGATEESYEAKLVSMCDDAKRIFITGAGRSKLVGNFLGMRLMHSGYETYVQGEVATPSIRSGDLLIVISGSGETTQLVSFANKAKSEGAKVILICSKSKSTIGDIADQTVQIGNDGSFATTKGLPMGTMFELSTLIFLEATISYLIHEKGIAEEDMRYRHANME, from the coding sequence ATGCATCGTGATCTACTGTTAAACAAAATCACTGACATTCTTGGCGCGACGGAAGAATCTTATGAAGCCAAACTGGTTTCTATGTGTGATGATGCCAAGCGTATCTTCATTACAGGTGCTGGTCGTTCCAAGCTAGTAGGTAATTTCCTGGGTATGAGATTGATGCATAGTGGTTATGAAACCTATGTTCAGGGTGAAGTTGCTACCCCAAGTATCCGTAGTGGTGATCTTCTGATCGTCATTTCCGGGTCAGGGGAAACCACTCAACTGGTTTCATTCGCCAATAAGGCCAAGTCAGAAGGCGCAAAAGTGATTCTGATTTGCTCTAAATCAAAATCCACAATTGGCGATATTGCAGACCAAACGGTTCAAATCGGTAACGATGGCAGCTTTGCAACAACTAAAGGCCTGCCCATGGGCACCATGTTTGAACTTTCCACATTGATTTTTCTCGAAGCCACAATTTCTTATCTTATCCATGAGAAAGGCATCGCAGAAGAAGATATGCGGTACCGGCATGCCAATATGGAATAA